Proteins from one uncultured Cohaesibacter sp. genomic window:
- the ppa gene encoding inorganic diphosphatase, whose translation MNISEIPAGKDAPEDIFVVIEVPKGSSVKYEVDKASGAVFVDRFLFTPMAYPCDYGFIPNTLADDGDPIDVLVVGDAQLTPGVVMRARPIGVLIMEDDGGKDEKVVAVPHSKLTSHYDHIKTYEDLPKNLVEQIKHFFEHYKDLEPGKWVKIEDWAGPEKAKEMIQISIDNMKK comes from the coding sequence ATGAATATTAGCGAAATCCCTGCTGGCAAAGACGCCCCGGAAGATATCTTCGTTGTCATCGAAGTGCCAAAAGGCTCTTCGGTCAAATATGAAGTAGACAAAGCATCCGGCGCGGTCTTCGTTGATCGTTTCCTCTTCACCCCAATGGCCTATCCTTGCGATTACGGCTTCATTCCGAACACGCTGGCTGACGATGGCGACCCGATCGACGTATTGGTTGTTGGCGACGCACAACTGACCCCGGGCGTTGTTATGCGCGCGCGTCCAATCGGCGTTCTGATCATGGAAGATGATGGCGGCAAGGACGAGAAAGTCGTCGCTGTGCCACATAGCAAGCTGACCAGCCACTATGATCACATCAAGACCTATGAAGACCTGCCGAAAAACCTCGTTGAGCAGATCAAGCATTTCTTCGAGCATTACAAAGATCTTGAGCCAGGCAAATGGGTCAAGATCGAAGACTGGGCAGGTCCGGAAAAAGCCAAGGAAATGATCCAGATTTCCATCGACAACATGAAGAAATAA
- a CDS encoding LON peptidase substrate-binding domain-containing protein, whose protein sequence is MAQAGNAYYDSPRDIPAIIPVFPLEEALLLPRTQMPLNIFEERYLMMIDYAMHKDRIIGIIQPLEPEGDPAESDAPEKLYAPKLQQVGCLGRISAYGETGDGRVLVTLSGICRFKLVKEMLTDLPFRLAEIDCEDYVHDLTEGLGEDQVNREGLLEAFRAFLEANDMEADWDSIGKSSNEVLVNSLSMMSPYGLAEKQALLEAESLALRADTLIAMTEMHLASESGEAPQTLQ, encoded by the coding sequence ATGGCTCAGGCAGGCAATGCATATTATGACAGCCCGAGAGACATTCCCGCTATCATTCCGGTGTTTCCTCTGGAGGAAGCCCTGTTGCTGCCACGCACCCAGATGCCGCTGAATATCTTCGAAGAACGCTATCTGATGATGATCGACTATGCCATGCATAAGGATCGGATCATCGGTATCATCCAGCCGCTCGAGCCAGAAGGCGATCCGGCAGAAAGCGATGCGCCCGAAAAGCTCTACGCCCCCAAGCTTCAGCAAGTCGGCTGCCTGGGGCGTATCTCGGCCTATGGCGAAACTGGAGACGGGCGCGTATTGGTCACCTTGTCTGGCATTTGCCGTTTCAAGCTGGTCAAGGAAATGCTCACAGACCTGCCCTTCCGCCTCGCCGAGATCGACTGCGAAGACTATGTGCATGATCTGACCGAAGGCCTTGGCGAAGATCAGGTGAACAGGGAAGGTCTGCTGGAAGCCTTCCGCGCCTTTCTTGAGGCCAATGATATGGAAGCAGACTGGGACAGCATCGGAAAATCTTCCAACGAAGTGCTGGTCAACTCCCTTTCCATGATGAGCCCCTATGGATTGGCAGAAAAGCAGGCGCTCCTAGAAGCGGAAAGTCTGGCTCTGCGTGCCGACACGCTGATTGCCATGACGGAAATGCATCTGGCCAGCGAAAGTGGCGAAGCCCCTCAAACCTTGCAGTGA
- a CDS encoding glutamine amidotransferase, whose translation MSADLQKILIILHQEASTPGRVGYLLEQRGYTLDIRRPRFGDPLPQSMSEHAGAVIFGGPMSANDEEDYVAKEIDWISVPLRDETPFLGICLGAQMMCRQLGGQVELHPCGLVERGYYEIAPTDEGKALFDWPQKVYQWHKEGFSLPSGAERLASSSYFSNQAMRYGKNAYAIQFHPEVTLQMMHQWTTVAADHLTVEGARKRGDHFRERSAYDPYVERWLNRFLDVWIGAGPAR comes from the coding sequence ATGAGCGCTGATTTGCAAAAGATACTGATCATTCTTCATCAGGAAGCTTCAACCCCCGGTCGGGTCGGATATCTTCTGGAGCAAAGAGGATACACGCTGGATATACGGCGCCCACGCTTTGGGGATCCTCTGCCTCAGAGCATGAGCGAGCACGCCGGTGCCGTGATCTTCGGTGGCCCGATGAGCGCAAATGATGAAGAGGATTATGTTGCCAAGGAGATTGACTGGATTTCTGTGCCCTTGCGTGACGAGACGCCGTTTCTGGGCATCTGTCTTGGCGCACAAATGATGTGTCGGCAGCTGGGTGGGCAAGTTGAGCTGCACCCTTGCGGGCTCGTTGAACGCGGCTATTACGAGATTGCGCCGACTGATGAAGGGAAGGCGTTGTTTGATTGGCCGCAGAAGGTTTATCAGTGGCACAAGGAGGGCTTTTCGCTGCCCTCCGGCGCAGAGCGACTGGCCAGCAGCTCCTATTTCAGCAATCAGGCCATGCGGTATGGCAAAAACGCCTATGCCATCCAGTTTCATCCTGAAGTCACTTTGCAGATGATGCATCAGTGGACGACGGTTGCTGCCGATCACCTCACAGTGGAGGGCGCGCGCAAGCGTGGAGATCATTTCAGAGAGCGTAGCGCTTATGACCCCTATGTCGAGCGCTGGTTGAACCGCTTTCTTGATGTCTGGATCGGGGCCGGCCCTGCTCGCTAG
- a CDS encoding YggT family protein: MTDLIRLIDQVLAIYTYVVIASAVFSWLFAFNIVNPRNQIVSSIYEVCWRLTEPLLGRIRSIIPAMGGLDLSPVILLMGIFFIRSLL; encoded by the coding sequence ATGACAGATTTAATTCGTTTGATTGATCAGGTTCTGGCGATCTACACCTATGTTGTAATCGCGTCGGCGGTTTTCTCATGGCTGTTCGCCTTCAACATCGTCAATCCGCGCAATCAGATTGTCTCCTCTATCTACGAGGTTTGTTGGCGGTTGACGGAGCCTCTGCTTGGGCGCATCCGGTCTATCATTCCCGCGATGGGCGGGCTGGACCTTTCGCCGGTCATTCTTCTGATGGGGATCTTCTTCATTCGCAGCCTGCTCTGA
- a CDS encoding ammonium transporter encodes MSKVTLALLVGAASLMAGPALAQEAAEAAAAAPAATGEAAAHTQYILNTLLFLIGGFLVMWMAAGFAMLEAGLVRSKNVSMQSMKNISLYAVAGIMYYLIGYNLMYTGVDGGYIGSFSFFYALDPVGGDALDTGYSTASDWFFQMVFVATAASVVSGTLAERIKLWPFMIFTVVLTAFIYPIAGSWQWGGGWLSEMGFSDFAGSTLVHSVGGWAALAGALLLGARKGKYGADGSVNPMPASNIPLATLGTFILWLGWFGFNGASQLAMGTIGDVSDVSRIFANTNMAAAGGVVAAMILLQILYKKVDVTMVLNGALAGLVSITAEPLTPTIGESIIIGAIGAILVIIVVPLLDKLKIDDVVGAIPVHLVCGIWGTLVVPFTNDGTSYATQFIGVISYGVFTLVCSFIVWGILKATMGIRVTEEEEYIGLDKAEIGVEAYPEFGIGSQRV; translated from the coding sequence ATGTCAAAAGTAACCCTTGCCCTTCTTGTTGGCGCAGCAAGCCTTATGGCTGGCCCGGCCCTCGCACAGGAAGCTGCAGAAGCAGCGGCAGCCGCTCCAGCAGCAACCGGCGAAGCTGCAGCCCATACGCAATATATTCTCAACACCCTGCTCTTCTTGATCGGCGGTTTCCTTGTGATGTGGATGGCAGCTGGCTTCGCAATGCTCGAAGCTGGCCTTGTTCGCTCCAAGAACGTCTCCATGCAGAGCATGAAGAACATTTCCCTTTATGCCGTTGCTGGCATCATGTACTACCTGATCGGCTATAACCTGATGTATACCGGCGTTGACGGCGGCTATATCGGGTCCTTCTCCTTCTTCTACGCCCTTGATCCGGTAGGCGGCGACGCTCTTGATACCGGCTATTCCACGGCTTCCGACTGGTTCTTCCAGATGGTCTTCGTGGCAACTGCAGCATCTGTTGTGTCCGGCACTCTGGCTGAGCGCATCAAACTGTGGCCGTTCATGATCTTCACCGTAGTGCTGACCGCATTCATCTACCCGATCGCCGGTTCCTGGCAGTGGGGCGGTGGCTGGCTCTCCGAAATGGGTTTCTCCGATTTCGCCGGTTCCACCCTCGTTCACTCCGTAGGCGGCTGGGCAGCTCTTGCTGGTGCGCTTCTGCTTGGTGCTCGTAAAGGCAAATATGGTGCTGACGGTTCTGTAAACCCGATGCCTGCTTCCAACATTCCGCTGGCAACCCTGGGTACCTTCATCCTGTGGCTCGGCTGGTTCGGCTTTAACGGTGCTTCACAGCTCGCTATGGGCACCATCGGTGACGTTTCCGACGTTTCCCGTATCTTTGCCAACACCAACATGGCTGCCGCTGGTGGCGTTGTTGCCGCAATGATCCTTCTGCAGATTCTCTACAAGAAGGTCGACGTAACCATGGTCCTCAACGGCGCACTGGCTGGTCTGGTATCCATTACCGCTGAGCCTCTGACCCCGACCATCGGCGAATCCATCATCATCGGCGCGATCGGCGCAATCCTCGTCATCATCGTTGTTCCGCTTCTCGACAAGCTGAAAATCGACGACGTGGTTGGTGCGATCCCGGTTCACCTTGTCTGCGGTATCTGGGGCACTCTGGTTGTTCCTTTCACCAACGATGGCACTTCCTACGCTACCCAGTTCATCGGCGTGATCTCCTACGGCGTCTTCACTCTGGTTTGCTCCTTCATCGTATGGGGTATCCTGAAGGCTACCATGGGCATCCGCGTTACCGAAGAAGAAGAATATATCGGTCTCGACAAAGCTGAAATCGGCGTCGAAGCTTATCCGGAATTCGGTATCGGTAGCCAGCGCGTATAA
- the tesB gene encoding acyl-CoA thioesterase II, translated as MTSAIDTLLSILNLETLETDLFRGMSPQDGWQRVFGGQVIGQALVAASRTVEPERSAHSLHCYFMRPGDPKTPIIYEVDRLRNGRSFSTRRVLGIQHGKAIFNMAASFHKKEEGLSHQIELPDIPGPEDLPSEEEVYESYVAKAPDNIKAYFRRERPIELRPINMEHYVTRKKLEPQQLIWVRTTSKLPDDPAIHKCALAYASDMTLLDTSLFAHGLSVFSKTISAASLDHAMWFHGDFRADEWLLYCQDSPWAGGGRGFNRGSLYRRDGTLVASAAQEGLIREIDR; from the coding sequence ATGACGTCAGCAATTGATACCCTTCTTTCCATTCTGAACCTTGAAACTCTGGAAACAGATCTATTCAGAGGCATGAGCCCGCAGGATGGTTGGCAACGGGTTTTTGGCGGTCAGGTCATCGGTCAGGCTCTGGTAGCAGCCTCGCGGACTGTGGAGCCCGAACGCAGCGCCCATTCCCTGCATTGCTATTTCATGCGTCCGGGCGACCCCAAGACACCAATCATTTATGAAGTGGACCGGCTGCGCAACGGGCGCTCTTTTTCCACACGCCGCGTTCTGGGCATCCAGCATGGCAAGGCCATTTTCAACATGGCCGCTTCCTTTCACAAAAAGGAAGAAGGCCTCTCCCACCAGATAGAACTGCCCGACATTCCCGGACCGGAAGATCTGCCCAGCGAGGAAGAGGTCTATGAAAGCTATGTCGCCAAGGCGCCGGACAACATCAAGGCCTATTTCCGCCGCGAGCGCCCTATCGAGCTGCGCCCCATCAATATGGAGCATTATGTAACCCGCAAGAAACTGGAGCCGCAGCAACTCATCTGGGTGCGCACAACATCCAAGCTCCCTGATGATCCGGCCATCCACAAATGCGCACTGGCCTATGCCTCGGACATGACCTTGCTGGACACGTCCCTTTTTGCGCACGGCCTTTCTGTTTTCAGCAAAACCATCAGCGCCGCCAGTCTGGATCACGCCATGTGGTTCCACGGTGATTTTCGCGCTGACGAATGGCTGCTCTATTGTCAGGACAGCCCATGGGCAGGTGGTGGCCGCGGTTTCAACCGCGGCAGTCTTTACCGGCGAGATGGCACATTGGTTGCATCGGCTGCTCAGGAAGGCCTTATCCGCGAAATTGACCGGTAA
- a CDS encoding ubiquinone biosynthesis hydroxylase, with amino-acid sequence MNSPRHAKAEPVGANDNASCLKESYDLVIAGGGYVGLSLALAVRQASGLSILVVEPQAMERMRKDERASAVASAATRMLQSLGVWDAIAPDAEPIRKMEVTDSKLKDIVRPVLLTFEGGAKDGEPFAYMVPNGAMVGALGDAAKAAGVDVLEGHSVKDFIVDGSAVSLFLQSGETVGAKLLVAADGVRSRLRDLAGIHVNRFDYDQVGIVTTVEHERPHEGCAVEHFLPAGPFAILPLKGKRSSLVWNERTDDAKRLLAMDDFTFGLELERRFGKQLGALEEKGPRKGFPLGMVLARSYVASRFALVGDAAHGIHPIAGQGLNLGFKDVASLAEVIVEAARLGQDIGAFDVLERYERWRRFDVMQMGVTCDLLNRLFSNKSEVLRHVRDFGLGMVDRLPALKRMFIEEAAGNRGEVPKLLRGESL; translated from the coding sequence ATGAATTCACCACGGCACGCAAAGGCAGAACCGGTCGGGGCCAATGACAATGCGTCTTGCCTGAAGGAAAGCTATGATCTGGTGATTGCCGGAGGAGGATATGTTGGTTTGTCGCTGGCGCTGGCTGTACGGCAGGCAAGCGGCTTGTCCATTCTGGTTGTTGAGCCTCAGGCGATGGAGCGCATGCGCAAGGATGAGCGCGCCTCTGCTGTTGCCTCTGCGGCGACGCGGATGCTGCAAAGCCTCGGTGTGTGGGACGCAATCGCGCCAGATGCCGAACCTATTCGGAAAATGGAGGTCACCGACAGCAAGCTCAAGGATATCGTGCGTCCGGTGTTGCTGACCTTTGAGGGCGGAGCCAAGGATGGCGAGCCCTTTGCCTATATGGTGCCGAACGGGGCCATGGTTGGCGCCCTTGGCGATGCGGCAAAAGCCGCCGGGGTTGACGTTCTGGAAGGACACAGCGTCAAGGATTTCATCGTTGATGGCTCTGCGGTTTCTCTCTTCTTGCAATCAGGTGAAACTGTTGGCGCAAAGCTGCTTGTGGCGGCTGATGGCGTGCGCTCGCGTTTGCGAGATCTCGCCGGGATTCATGTCAACCGGTTCGATTATGATCAGGTCGGGATCGTAACCACGGTTGAGCATGAGCGCCCGCATGAAGGCTGTGCGGTGGAGCATTTCCTGCCTGCCGGTCCCTTTGCTATTTTGCCACTCAAGGGCAAACGCTCATCTCTGGTGTGGAATGAGCGCACAGATGATGCCAAGCGCCTGCTGGCTATGGATGATTTTACCTTCGGGCTTGAGCTGGAACGCCGGTTTGGCAAACAGCTGGGCGCACTTGAGGAAAAAGGGCCGCGCAAGGGCTTTCCTCTCGGGATGGTTCTGGCTCGCTCCTATGTCGCTTCGCGCTTTGCTCTGGTGGGCGATGCAGCGCACGGGATTCATCCGATTGCCGGGCAGGGGCTCAATCTTGGATTCAAGGATGTCGCCTCTCTCGCCGAAGTGATTGTTGAGGCTGCGCGCCTTGGGCAGGATATCGGGGCGTTTGATGTGTTGGAGCGCTATGAGCGCTGGCGCCGGTTTGACGTCATGCAGATGGGTGTCACTTGCGATCTGCTCAATCGGCTCTTTTCCAACAAGAGCGAGGTGCTGCGCCATGTCCGCGATTTCGGCCTTGGCATGGTGGATCGTCTGCCGGCTCTCAAACGCATGTTCATCGAAGAAGCGGCGGGCAATCGCGGTGAGGTGCCCAAGTTGCTGCGTGGGGAAAGCCTATAG
- a CDS encoding Trm112 family protein: protein MSKKETNDHGADEKTGTVDRKLLEILVCPLTKTTLTYDAEAQELISHAAKLAYPIRDGVPIMLPSEARQLED from the coding sequence ATGAGCAAAAAAGAAACCAACGATCATGGCGCCGACGAGAAGACCGGCACGGTTGATCGCAAATTGCTCGAAATTCTTGTCTGCCCCCTGACCAAGACAACGCTCACCTATGATGCGGAAGCGCAAGAGCTGATCAGCCACGCTGCAAAGCTCGCTTACCCGATAAGGGATGGCGTGCCTATCATGCTGCCCAGCGAAGCACGCCAGTTGGAAGACTGA
- a CDS encoding aldo/keto reductase: protein MHSRKLGKDGFTVSEVGLGCWQLGADWGAALAEKTGLSILETALEKGVTFFDTANVYGEGKSESLIGKFLASKDRSNIRVATKFGRGDVYPDGYSEQSLRAGIDASRERLGMDCLDLVQLHCIPTEVMREGAIFDWLRALQSEGVIKHFGASVETVEEGLMCIEQEGLLSLQVIYNVFRQKLTEELLPQAKAKGVGIIVRLPLASGMLSGKFSADTKFAENDHRNFNRDGQCFNVGETFAGLPYEKGLELVEELKGMLPEGMSMADMAQRWILDHDAVSTIIPGASRPDQIGRNAVISDLAPLPQQLHDDLIAFYKEKVAQHVRGAY, encoded by the coding sequence ATGCATAGTCGTAAATTGGGCAAAGATGGCTTTACCGTCAGCGAAGTGGGCCTTGGCTGTTGGCAGCTTGGCGCAGACTGGGGTGCCGCACTGGCAGAAAAAACAGGCCTTTCCATTCTGGAGACCGCTCTGGAAAAGGGCGTAACCTTTTTTGACACCGCCAATGTCTATGGCGAGGGCAAGAGCGAAAGCCTGATCGGCAAATTCCTTGCAAGCAAAGACCGCTCAAACATCCGTGTGGCCACAAAGTTTGGTCGCGGCGATGTCTATCCGGATGGCTATAGCGAGCAATCCCTACGGGCGGGCATTGATGCATCACGCGAGCGCCTTGGCATGGATTGCCTCGACCTGGTGCAGCTTCACTGCATTCCTACTGAAGTAATGCGGGAAGGAGCCATTTTCGATTGGCTGCGCGCTCTGCAGTCCGAAGGCGTGATCAAGCATTTCGGAGCCAGTGTGGAAACGGTCGAAGAAGGGCTGATGTGCATTGAGCAGGAAGGTCTTCTGAGCCTGCAGGTGATTTACAACGTCTTCCGCCAAAAACTCACCGAAGAGCTTCTGCCTCAGGCAAAGGCCAAGGGCGTGGGCATCATCGTCCGTCTGCCACTGGCCAGTGGCATGCTATCTGGCAAATTCTCTGCTGACACGAAATTTGCCGAGAATGACCACCGCAATTTCAACCGCGATGGCCAGTGCTTCAACGTAGGCGAAACCTTCGCTGGCCTGCCATATGAAAAAGGCCTGGAGCTGGTGGAAGAGCTTAAGGGCATGCTGCCCGAAGGCATGAGCATGGCTGACATGGCCCAGCGCTGGATTCTGGACCATGATGCTGTCTCAACCATCATTCCCGGAGCCAGCCGCCCGGACCAGATCGGACGCAACGCCGTCATTTCAGATCTGGCACCCTTGCCACAGCAACTGCATGACGACCTCATCGCCTTCTACAAGGAAAAAGTCGCCCAGCATGTGCGCGGTGCCTACTGA
- the trxA gene encoding thioredoxin: MSNTTYGYGSGMSASYTTSQSSNAQSFGAAPQPAPAPKQAQDTGPLIKDTSTQEFMQDVIEASNSTTILVDFWAPWCGPCKQLGPDLEKAVTEAKGRVKLVKLNIDDHPAIPQQMGIQSVPAVVAFKDGRPVDGFMGVQPPSQIKAFIEKNGSEPQADPVEEACNHANELLEAGNPVEAAQIFGAIMQQVPDHLPAVVGMIKCLLANEEVEKARTLFDSLPEEALKEQDVSAVKASLELAEQSADLGDLAELQAKLDANPEDNQAQFDLAVALNGKNKREEAVDQLIAIIKRDREWNDDGARKQLLQFFESWGVMDPASVYGRRQLSSILFS; the protein is encoded by the coding sequence ATGAGCAACACCACATATGGCTACGGAAGCGGCATGTCCGCCAGCTACACCACATCCCAGAGCTCTAATGCGCAATCTTTCGGCGCAGCTCCGCAGCCAGCTCCCGCTCCGAAGCAGGCGCAAGACACTGGCCCGCTGATCAAGGATACCTCGACGCAGGAATTCATGCAGGATGTGATCGAAGCGTCCAATAGCACAACTATCCTCGTCGACTTCTGGGCACCATGGTGCGGCCCCTGCAAACAGCTGGGCCCGGATCTGGAAAAGGCCGTCACCGAGGCCAAAGGCAGGGTCAAACTGGTCAAACTCAATATCGACGATCACCCCGCGATCCCGCAGCAGATGGGCATCCAGTCCGTTCCCGCCGTGGTCGCCTTCAAGGATGGTCGCCCGGTGGATGGCTTCATGGGCGTGCAGCCACCAAGCCAGATCAAGGCCTTCATCGAGAAGAATGGCAGCGAGCCTCAGGCCGATCCAGTGGAAGAAGCCTGCAACCATGCCAACGAATTGCTCGAAGCGGGCAATCCGGTCGAAGCCGCGCAGATTTTCGGCGCCATCATGCAGCAGGTTCCGGACCATCTCCCTGCCGTTGTCGGCATGATCAAATGCCTGCTTGCCAATGAAGAAGTTGAAAAGGCCCGCACCCTGTTTGACAGCCTGCCCGAGGAAGCCCTCAAGGAGCAGGATGTGTCTGCCGTCAAGGCCAGCCTTGAACTAGCCGAACAGAGCGCTGATCTGGGCGATCTGGCTGAGCTGCAAGCCAAACTGGACGCCAATCCCGAAGACAATCAGGCCCAGTTCGATCTGGCCGTGGCGCTCAATGGCAAGAACAAACGCGAAGAGGCCGTCGACCAGCTGATCGCAATCATCAAACGTGATCGCGAATGGAATGATGACGGAGCCCGCAAACAGCTTCTGCAATTCTTTGAAAGCTGGGGCGTGATGGACCCTGCCAGCGTCTATGGCCGCCGGCAGCTGTCTTCCATTCTTTTCTCATAA
- a CDS encoding P-II family nitrogen regulator has product MKFIIAIIKPFKLEAVREALSAEGIEGLTVTEVKGFGRQRGHTEIYRGTEYSVSFLPKLKIEVAVTADKAEKTIEAISKAAATGQIGDGKIFVTSLEHVMRIRTGETDNDAL; this is encoded by the coding sequence ATGAAGTTCATTATTGCCATTATCAAGCCTTTCAAGTTGGAAGCTGTGCGTGAAGCATTGTCTGCCGAAGGTATTGAAGGCCTGACCGTGACTGAAGTTAAGGGCTTTGGTCGTCAACGCGGTCATACGGAAATCTATCGCGGAACCGAATATTCCGTCAGCTTCCTGCCGAAACTGAAAATCGAAGTTGCCGTAACAGCAGACAAAGCTGAAAAGACCATCGAAGCCATTTCGAAGGCAGCAGCAACCGGCCAGATTGGCGATGGCAAGATTTTCGTCACCTCACTCGAGCATGTCATGCGCATCCGTACCGGCGAAACCGATAACGACGCGCTCTAA
- a CDS encoding TerB family tellurite resistance protein, whose protein sequence is MFDSLMQVFRDLAGASEDSQVFSDSDLRVATAALLVHLMSIDGVIDDNETEEIRKVLKEHYSLSDSETAELIDFASKCDEESVDLYKFTSVLKRELDEDGRIKIIEMMWQLVFADGQIHEFEDNLVWRVSELLGVSRRDRIRMRQHVQAQIEKEAE, encoded by the coding sequence ATGTTTGATAGCTTAATGCAGGTGTTTCGCGATCTCGCCGGCGCATCGGAAGACAGTCAGGTTTTCTCCGATAGTGATCTGCGCGTGGCAACTGCCGCACTGCTCGTGCATCTGATGTCGATTGACGGCGTGATCGATGACAACGAAACCGAAGAAATCCGCAAGGTATTGAAAGAGCACTATTCGCTCTCTGATTCGGAAACGGCTGAACTGATTGATTTCGCGAGCAAATGCGATGAGGAATCGGTTGATCTGTATAAATTTACCTCTGTGCTCAAGCGGGAGCTGGATGAGGACGGGCGTATCAAGATCATCGAAATGATGTGGCAACTCGTTTTCGCCGATGGGCAAATTCATGAATTCGAGGACAATCTGGTCTGGCGTGTTTCCGAGTTGTTGGGCGTTTCTCGCAGGGATCGCATCCGGATGCGGCAGCATGTGCAGGCCCAGATTGAAAAAGAAGCCGAATGA